The DNA sequence tatgtttacgtacagtatataaagtataatattgcctacgtaactgtattgtcttcttgtattaattataataatctgcatgttttatattctgtatactagttataattaCTGAAATAGAACGGGATTGTcgcacattttaatcattgaatcccaTTTGTCCTAAAGCATTGTGTCTTTAAgttaatacaaacgttcacacctttccgtaaacaAGCGACTGCAACAACGAACATGgccgaaggtgatacggaaatcgataacaacttaatcaaatgagaaaaaacacaaactacaagcttaaatattttattttgcatggtcatatatttaaaataataatatgaacaataaacaggaatatcatacgaaccttaaaatattagcaagcagtgtaactaatgcAAACTCTCatgagtatttatttgcaaatgtTCGAAGAAaaaatcatcaaatgaaaatgtacatgaaaatgcttggacaaattaatgcgcggacatgaattagcgcacgtgcgatagcgctaaaagcgctgttattagtacaccgctaaaataagtaagcctacagtatcTGTATGCaactttttcaatgttttatatcattttttaaaaaaaaggtttttctatcacTTGCAAGATTCATTTGTATTTCCAGTTTCAGGAGCAATTTGCCCCGGCAGAGGGAATAGCGTTTTCAGTAAAGAACCTTTTACTTTCAGGATGTTAGCTTTGCGATGTGTTTTCTCGATGGCAGAGTCCAGAGTTGATATTTACACTTTGTGTAATTTGTATACGAAATGCATAACACGATTTTCATTTTTGCAGGTGTTGACCTGAAGCAAAATCTGAAAAGCAAATTCGATGAAGCTGGAGTTGCTATCGATAATGAAGACTTTGTTGTACATAGAATGGCTTCTCATATTTTACAATCGAGAGCAGATGGAACCGTATCTAAATACTCTTTACATGTGAATTTATTCAAAGACTTTTGTGCTAACAAAAGATTTCCGGTAAATCCTGCATTCCCTATTCATGTGGCTATGTATCTTTCCAATTTGATAGACACTGGAAAATCTTGTGCGGTAGTGTCCGCGGCGTATTACGCTATAAAGTGGTACCACAACATCAACGATCTGCCCGATCCTACGAACAGTTCATTCGTTTCAAGCATGTTGGAATGTGCTAAACGTAGAAACTCTAAACCTGTTCAGAAAAAAGACGTTTTATCTTCCGATCATATGGCGAAATTGTGTGACATGTTTAGTGAAAATTTTGAGCATTAAGAGATCTTGCTATGATTTTAGTATCTTATGCGGGTTTTTCAGGTTCAGTGAAGTTAGTGAGCCAAAGTGTTGTGATATAAAGTTTCACCCTGAATATATGATAATTCATGTAAGAAAGAGTACAAGGGGCGTTACAAGCGCGTGTCCGGATACTATGTTAGATAGGTACATGCATCATGCCGGTTTACGTTCTGATTCTGATATGTATTTATTCTGCCCGGCCTGTAGATCCGGTtcgaaatgttttcttttaaaaaaaataaaaactcgaGCGAGAGAATATATTGTCGGTAAACTGAAATTAGTCACTCCAAATTTAAGGTTGGGAACGCATTCGTTGCGCGCTAGTGGCGCCACCACTGCTGCCACTGCTGAGGGCGTGTCAGACCGCTGTTTGAAGCGTCATGGCAGGTGGAAGTCTGATCTAACCTTTGCATTTGGTTCTATCGAAGTGTTGCTCACTGCAAGTAGTGTTTGTTATTTGTGAGAGGTACGTTAAGACTTGAAAGTTCTGCTCGTTACCTACGTAGCGGGGTACAAATGCACCGAGTCATTTGTGCGTGAAAGTCACGTGGTAATTTGGCGGTACAAATGTACGAGATAACGTAGATAACGTAGCGTTTTCAGTTCTAGGCTTGACTTCGTCGATACAACACGTCAACTGTTTTAAATTCGAAAACTAGTGTTCTAGTTtcagtttatttcatattttaacagAGTGGCTGTTACaagtatttttgtattattaACGTGGCCTTGTTTAGCCAAAGGTTCATATAGCTACTTGAACATTTCTGGTAATGTTTGTCACATGACTTTTAAACATACTGTACTGTATTGTTCACACAAACATGTTCGAACAAATCTAGTAATTCTTCAAAGACTGTTAAGTTAAAACTTTGAGCAATAAGTACGTGAAAAGTCTCGAATTTAAAAATCCCGTAAAACATTATCGTGAGGGCAGCTTAACACTTGCAACGGGTAAAGGTTTCCTCCTTTAAAAAAGTGGGATTTTTCCTGAGCGGCCATGGTGTCTTATCAATGACGGATGATATTTTTTGTACGAGGTCAaatacattatagaaatttaagcAAAGAGTTGCAAAAATCCAATATGTAATGTAAATGATCATGAAAAACGTAGTTAAAACAGGTATTCTCTAAGACATTTACAATGTATTATCTTAGTAAATCATTCTGTTGTAGAATTATACGTGTACAGCATATTGTAATATTCAAACAGAAAATGCCTTTACATTTCATGATTGATGCTTTTTATTTTgagattttatttgttaattttatgagTCACCTGTAAACATGAACTGTAtcacattttatatgaaaaaaatgtacttaTTAGCAACTCGTCCAAAATAAATCGAAGTCTTGCTCACTGCAAGTACTGTTTATTTGTGAGAGGTACGTTAAGACTTGTTAGTTGTCGGCAATTGGTAAAGTTACTATACAGTggttatacaaatatttatttgtcaTCCGTCGGCAATTGATGTAGTTACAAAGCATTGATTATAAAAATAGAAACCTGTCAGCTGTTGGCTACCGATGTGGTGGTTACCATACGTTgattatacaaatttaaatttgtcTCCCGCCGTTTTTTCATACATTgattatacagattttattaagactGTTCTGTATTATCGCATATTCAAAAGAGTAGATGGTCTTAAATGACCCATTAGTATACATGTTTTATAGTTTATGTAACATTCCACTCTATAGAAACCGCAAACGTACCAACAAACTAGCTCATCATAACAAGTGTACCCATGTGATCGAAATCATTCGTTTGATTTTTAAACgtccgtttgaaaaacaggacgtattatgggaacgcccctggcgggcgaaCGGGTTGCTGGGTGGGCGACGGCCAcagactttgtccgaagcatatcttcttcgtgcatggatggattttgatgacatttggcacagttgttcaccatcatgagattcGCAAAATCCAGGTCTTTAGGTCTAacatcaaggtcacactcagaggtcaaaggtcaaatcaaagaatgaatttgtccggagcatgttttttcatgcatgaagggattttaatgtaacttggcacaattgtttaccatcttaagacggagtgtcatgcacaagaaccaggccactaggtctaaggtcatggtcacactaagaggtcaaaggataaaagaatgaaaactttgtccggagcatttcttcttcatgcatggagtgattttgataTAGCTTGGCACAGGTGTTCACCATATCAAGAcagagtgccatgcgcaagaaccaagtccctaggtctaaggtcaaggtcactcttagaagccaaatgtcagatacaagaatgactttgtccggagcatttcttcttcgtgcatggacgggttttgatgttacttggcacaattgtacaccatcatgagacgtagtgtcatgtgcaggtcccttctttagaattacttccctttgtttttactaatatagcttatattgtaactttttcattactagtcgtagggaaaattcgaaaccacttttctgtagttcaacatgcatgatacatccaattatgtggtgtattttgacctatctctacctggtaatgatttttgtgtggacttacaatttgttttaagattaactgccctaagttgttactataaataattatattgtaacttttttatgattgaccgtagggaaaagccaagaccacttttctgtggtaccaTATAGATGTTAcattcaaattttaggtgtattttaaagtatctctacctggtaaggagtttgattttttggactaagaaaaacaaaaataattacaataattactaaacaaccacacaattaaaattctatttgcaaaaacaggtgctaatgtaaagaaatttgctgtgatgggcgtatattgtgacattctggcactcttgttctagTATACAATTTGTTCTGAATCCTAAGACGAACTTGGTCATTTATACGTATGCTATGCATAGTTATACTAGATATTTTACCTCGAATATAAGTCGACTTAGTTTTATTTCTAGAAAATGATTTTGTTCTAACATTTGACAAAATCATGAACTAAATTATTTGTATTGGCTTGAAAGATAACATTTATATGATCGAACTCTTTATGCTACAGCCTTTGTGTAGTTAACAATTGAAGTCGTAATTTCAGTACTGAATGCAATCTTGTCGTTGATTATCACCAGCCTAAAAGTATATAATGAACGATATTTTAATAGAATATCAAAAACACCTTTTTTCGTTTAATATAACGTTTATAGACtggtttatataaaaaaactaaaaaccaaTGTTGTACTTTTATGAAAGTCATCCGATATCGCGACAGCATAAgccgttttactatttattcAGTTACTACAAGAATTGCGACAAAACTAttcaatatataaaatatcaagaCAAATTTGTGAgcatcttaatttttttttttaaaaggcaatGTCCCAAATAGCTGAAACTGAAATCTTGTTGGTGTTCTTCTCAAAATGACAAGTGTATTTTCCTCAGTTATTCCGTCATACTTCATCATTTTGTTAAAACCTTTAGTATATGTCAAAGTATCGGAATTTCGGTACATATGATTCTgcgattttgatattttcagaatATGTCTCATAGCCAAAAAGTTCTGCATCGGCACTCAACTCTTTTCTCAATTCGGTACGCAGTTCATATGGTAGGGTAGAGTAGGCCTCGAGAAATGCTTCTTTTCTGTTTAACTTTCTCTTTTCTCGTGTCCCGGACTGCGCATGTGCATTGAGTAAGGCTTCTTTGTATTCATCGATATGAACTGTCTCTACTGACGTATTTGAAAAAGGAAACGGAACATCTTTACTGATTATTCCTCGTATTTGCAACTTTTTGTAAATCCTTAGGAGTGTCTTATATTTCGTTATGCATTCGTCGACTCTTTCATAAACATCAAATCCCCAATCAATTGCATCTGTTATGGCATCACGTTCAGTTTCTTTCTCAAAATTCTTTATTTGAATAGTGTTGTCAAGTCCCATTTCTTTCAGTATAAACAAAGTGTCCTCTTTGAAATTTTCCAGTTTGGCTATGTAATCATAGTCAATTTCACATGGTCTACAATGTTCGTAATTGTGAGAAAAGTGGACGTCCTTTCTAGTATTGGTTTTGTGAGAGTGAAGGTAGTACCGGACAAATTCTTCGAACGTGACGTCATCACCACAACTCGAAGCAGACGACCCGCCATTTTGTCTAAAGCTCTTTACTATAAATCTTCCTAATTCAAACCAATATGGCGCGTTGGGTAAAAATAATTTGTCAACGTATCCTGAAAGAAGACGTTCGTAAGGTTCTCGTACAAAGATGAATTTTGTAGAATATGATAGGATTTTACTTATTTCGTAAAAGGGCATCTTTTCAGCCGTTTTGTAACCTCCAAATGCAGCCATCCCGCGTGTTTTAAAAGGGTCCGTCACGTTTTTAAAGCCATTTAATATCTGGAACACTCTTCTCCAAAATGTACATCCGTTCTTTTCAATTGAACAATAAACTAATCTATATTTATCGTCAATTATCAAGTGTTGTTTTACTGCTACTTCTGATGCCAATGTATCAAGAGATATATTGCTgcatttatcttttaaatgttGCTTCCTCTCTATAAATCTATCAACAACTGTAGATTGTTTCTCGGAgcctgtattctgaaataaacacGTATATATAAATTGGTTGTTAACAAAATGTGTTCTGTAAGAAGGCCCCTCGGGCAGTTTTATTGCCAAAGAACGCTACCAAGTAAAATGATACCCCACCCGTCTTAAATTATTGTATTAATGTTTTAATAGAGGCAATTGAATATGCAGCACCTGACCTCTGTAATACATTGAATGGACACACTGTAATTCGAAAGGAAAAGCCGACTGAAATTCGTATATTGCTGAAATGTTGAAAAACagtaactgaaatatatttttgggtCGAATCAATAATCATCAAAGTAAAGTTATGtcttttgttttacagaaatgCATAATATGTACAATATTAGAAAATATCATTctgtttaattaaaataatgttgtTATGTACATGTTTTCCCCATAATACTTCACTTTTTTTAATACTGATGAGTTATAATTGTTAACTGTGAAGCCTATCCTACGTTTTAGACATCATGTATGTCATGTTATTTATATTCTATAGTTTTCCTGAAGGTTCCTTCACATATTCTTATAAACAGGATGTTAACATTATTACAGTTTTTCATTTCGAAGTTTATAAATTATGACTTTTGAAAATAAGTTTAGTTGTTGATAAAAattgcttgtttatttttctgCTACTTTATGTTTTTTCAGCAACAAGCAATTGTTACCAATAGATATGACAATGATAAAATGATCGATGAATAGATATAATGTTCATAACATCGATGTAAATGTAGATAAATTTGCTCACATTTTTAAAACGTGTATATAGTTTTCATCGTATGCTTGTTTTAGTAGAAGTGAGTCCTCAATAGATAATTGGATTTTTGATCATTTACTTTTGTGATTACTTACTTACAATAAATCTAAAGAGATTAAACAAAACAAAGCTACTTTTTGGAGAAATTCACATAAATTGATTGCGCTTGTGTAAATGTTTGTAGCCAGACCAATAGGCATTTTCTTATAAACTcttgttgaaaaacaaaatatcagtagtggtataaaattgtatttatacatgtctaaatctctaaatctaagttctagaatcatgttcatattttgaatgcaTCTATTTTAATTTGTGATATATAATTGTGAAGCGCAAaagaatatttcataatttttgcgctatatgaATGccatatatttgtatttgtatataaatagatCTGTATTGTTACCATTCATACAACTGCAATAGTTGCAAAAAGTATAAACCAAAATAAAACGTACAATTTTGTAGTTTAATCTATATCGGGCTCTAACTTCTTAAAAATGGTTACCAATCGTTTCCTTACCTCGTTCCTGGTTATTCTCTTGCCCTGTGATATATCACCATAGTAACGGCTACAACTCTGGCGTAACAGCTCATCTGTCGTTCTCACTGAAAAGGAAAACAATATAACTAGTATATAATAAATAGTGACGACTTTTAGTTGCACCAGATACTACgtcataaaaaatattgtttgtccaGGTTCaaagtctgcttttatttttcgGTCATACCGACCATGGCAGCTTTTAGGAAATATATTGCGTTATAGCATAGTAAGAGTAAATATAGCAAAGCATAGTAAGGAAAATTCCTATAAAACAGGACAACGAAGATTTTCATTAACACAGATTATTAAACATACACCTTGTAATTACATATggataaataaacaaattacagCGACAACATGAATATGTAATTGCTGCCTCGGATGATGATCACAGCTTTATATCAGCTAATGTCTTATATCTAAACTGTTATTGTAAGATGGTGTGGAGAATATAACCTTCGTTAAGTTAATAGAAGTTTATCTATATGTTAGTAgatttgtatcgggaaatatgaacgagttctgcagcggaaatattgcgcgactttatttgtatcgggaaatatgaacaaattctgcagcggaaatattgcgcgactttaggagagCAATATTCATCCACTTGAAACGAGTGCATATTactgatgcaaagataataacctttctATTACATACGTTTCTACTCGTGTAAAGGTAATGGCTACATTATGAATTTGTTAAATAGCCTGAACataattgacaatactgaactaagtAAAAGAATTAACACAACGGCACACattaaatgacgtcacgcaccttGCATGAAATTCAGACGCCAGTTTACGGAAATTATTGACGTTTCTGGTACCATTGTAATAATCATCAATATTATCAAACAGTAAGTGTTGGATTGTATGACTTCAGTATGATTAATATCGCTGTTAGATTGTTCTTACAGTCAATACACAATTTTTTAGAAGTGTTACACGGCCGGTGATTGTATTACGTGTTTACGGAAACCAGATATAATTGGCTGGTGTTTGGCAGGATTTATATttggttttttgttgtttcttttttttttcagaaatatgtatGAAATTAGAAATTATCTACGTAAAAGGTCTTGAAAAATATCTCAGGTGTCGGTTAAATGAAACATAATGTCTAAAATCTCCTCGACGTcttttatctttgaaaaagaaTCACTATTCCATAACATCCGGTGCCAACACCTAAATATTTATTAGGGGTGAGTGAGTGAGTTcggttttacggcaaatcgacacaaaatggtcatatatcgccgagaagaagtcattttgcaagcgccaactgtaaagcataaacattgatgtaaaaatgtaaagcatacccaaaaacatccatgtaaaatgtaaagaacactatgaataatgtaaaacaaatctaaaaacagccatgtaaaaatgtaaagcatatctaaaatcagttatgtaaaaatgtatatatttttgtgttaaaatatcagctgcaaacataataatattgaaagatgtaaataaaaatatgaaatgtgagattttttgataaattcctatctgctttaaaaacgataaaataattccgactgaaacgttttcaaataactctttcaaagattgaacgtcataatatgtaccgcgctgtgtagcaaagtccacacagtcgattaataTATGTTTCATAGTTAGccgtgtttgacatggtacacattcgggttgatcttctttattcaaaagataagaatgaatcaaacgggtatgacctattcgacagcgagaaagaacaacttcctccctgcgaatagatctgttcccttggtgccattcccctagagtaggtttaatatcatgaagtttattgaatgaagcattgttccatgacggttgccatttagataaaatgtatttgtttatattgggcctaaaatcggtatgtggtaatttcaaactagattgtgataatgaaagggatttctttgctgcaatatcagcatcctcgtttccatgaataccaacatgactgggaatccaacaaaatatgatatactttttaaagattgttcatgaaccctgagaagaatattttgaagaaTTTATTAAAAAGGATCTACAAATAGTCTATATTTGCCTTAAGCTATTGTCAATATTGTCGACATCTGTTTAAGCGTGTTATCCATCATTCGTCTTTAGATAGATTAATAATTGCTAAGTCAATGGACGGATCTAAAACTGTCCatcattaatgtttacattaaaCAGATTGTCCAATACGATTGACATAGTTTACACAATATACCTGTGATACCGCTTGTGAGCACTTGACCTTGGTATGAATGGAATAACAATAGACGGAGGAATTAGATAAAATTTATcgacaaaaacaaaactggaactgtTCATTAGTCATGATAAGTCCTTATcataaaaagacaaacaaaaaacGATGGCAATGCAGTTAGATTTGCTATCTTTCAAGACATCCGTTATCTTATTATGAAATGatgatttatgttttataaaaagcaGTTTTGACACGATTATTTTGAGAAGTACTGCATGTTTTGTATTTATCTCTTCGATAGTCGTATgctacgagggtcctgcaaaacgTTCTGTCACTGGGTTCGGATTCCTTAAGTACGAcgctttatcaaatttatttttatcacaAACCTTTAAAATGTCCCCCCTTT is a window from the Mercenaria mercenaria strain notata chromosome 7, MADL_Memer_1, whole genome shotgun sequence genome containing:
- the LOC123553984 gene encoding carbohydrate sulfotransferase 11-like, with translation MTLITTILKRTKRSATPNLLILTGVALILLIVLNVRTTDELLRQSCSRYYGDISQGKRITRNENTGSEKQSTVVDRFIERKQHLKDKCSNISLDTLASEVAVKQHLIIDDKYRLVYCSIEKNGCTFWRRVFQILNGFKNVTDPFKTRGMAAFGGYKTAEKMPFYEISKILSYSTKFIFVREPYERLLSGYVDKLFLPNAPYWFELGRFIVKSFRQNGGSSASSCGDDVTFEEFVRYYLHSHKTNTRKDVHFSHNYEHCRPCEIDYDYIAKLENFKEDTLFILKEMGLDNTIQIKNFEKETERDAITDAIDWGFDVYERVDECITKYKTLLRIYKKLQIRGIISKDVPFPFSNTSVETVHIDEYKEALLNAHAQSGTREKRKLNRKEAFLEAYSTLPYELRTELRKELSADAELFGYETYSENIKIAESYVPKFRYFDIY